Proteins encoded in a region of the Papio anubis isolate 15944 chromosome 14, Panubis1.0, whole genome shotgun sequence genome:
- the UCN gene encoding urocortin yields the protein MRQAGRAALLAALLLLLQLCPGNSQRSPEAAGVQDPSLRWSPGARNQGGGARALLLLLAERFPRRAGSSRWEPGTAGERPRRDNPPLSIDLTFHLLRTLLELARTQSQRERAEQNRIIFDSVGK from the coding sequence ATGAGGCAGGCGGGGCGCGCGGCGCTGCTGGCCGCGCTGCTGCTCCTGCTACAGCTGTGCCCTGGGAACAGCCAGAGGAGCCCCGAGGCGGCCGGGGTCCAGGACCCGAGTCTGCGCTGGAGCCCCGGGGCACGGAACCAGGGCGGCGGGGCCCGCGCGCTCCTCTTGCTGCTGGCGGAGCGCTTCCCGCGCCGCGCAGGGTCCAGCCGATGGGAACCCGGGACGGCAGGCGAGCGGCCGCGGCGGGACAACCCTCCTCTGTCCATTGACCTCACCTTTCACCTGCTGCGGACCCTGCTGGAGCTGGCGCGGACGCAGAGCCAGCGGGAGCGCGCCGAGCAGAACCGCATCATATTCGACTCGGTGGGCAAGTGA